A single region of the Nicotiana sylvestris chromosome 6, ASM39365v2, whole genome shotgun sequence genome encodes:
- the LOC138871471 gene encoding uncharacterized protein has translation MMKDLMSRKFDFQDLATVTLTQTCSAVVTRPIAEKLSDPGSFTIPCTIGNFAFAKALCDLGASINIMPMAIYKRLGIRRVRPTSMLLQLADRTMKRPFGILDDVLIQVGKFVFPADFVILDSKVDEEIPIILGRLFLATGRALIDCETGELKMRLNDEEITFNVQKSMRRPSEFANCSLIDAMDVIVESDDEVLTIKDPLTTCLMNLDEVNGEDLAEWVLALEGRGF, from the coding sequence atgatgaaggacttgatgtcccgaaaatttGATTTTCAAGACTTGGCTACGGTTACACTTACTCAGAcctgtagtgcagtggtgacGAGACCTATTGCTGAAAAGCTGTCTGATCCAGGtagctttacaattccatgcactattgggaatTTCGCCTTTGCTAAAGCGCTCTGTGATTTAGGGGCCAGCATTAATATTATGCCCATGGCTATCTATAAGAGGTTGGGCATTAGGAGAGTTAGACCCACCTCCATGTTGTTGCAGCTAGCCGACAGGACTATGAAGCGTCCATTCGGTATCCTTGATGATGTGCTTATTCAGgtggggaaatttgtgttccctgcagattttgtgatcttggattccaaagtggatgaagagattcctATAATCCTAGGAAGACTATTCTTGGCCACGGGGAGAGCTCTGATTGACTGTGAGACTGGGGAGCTCAAAATGAGACTCAATGATGAGgaaataacattcaatgtgcagaagtctatgaggcgaccaagcgagttcgccaattgctctcttattgatgccaTGGATGTAATTGTAGAGTCCGATGATGAGGTGTTGACAATTAAGGACCCCCTGACTACATGTTTGATGAACTTAGATGAAGTGAATGGTGAAGATTTGgcggaatgggtgttggcattgGAAGGTAGAGGGTTCTAG
- the LOC138871472 gene encoding uncharacterized protein: protein MKYGDAVTTSRVIYQVSSNLQALVKVRKPGMDMVPHKWQDLLTMMENFSPKIKVTKVMWEFPSAGWLKVNTDGASRGNPGRSSIGFCIRNKNGDIVKSVGKEIEETTNTVAEAKAMVEALRFCRFQQYSHVWLQTDSMLLKKIMDGIWKPPWIISEQVKEMMQLINGGNYTVTHIHREGNKLADHLANYDLDYGEIECQQFWHLDAQGRRLVNEDRLQCPSLRVKVDKR, encoded by the coding sequence atGAAGTATGGTGATGCTGTGACAACTAGCAGGGTGATTTATCAAGTTTCTTCAAATCTCCAGGCATTGGTGAAAGTGAGAAAGCCTGGGATGGACATGGTACCTCACAAATGGCAAGATCTATTAACTATGATGGAAAATTTCTCTCCTAAAATTAAGGTTACCAAAGTCATGTGGGAATTTCCAAGTGCAGGATGGCTAAAAGTTAATACGGATGGTGCATCAAGGGGAAATCCAGGCAGGAGCTCAATAGGTTTTTGTATAAGAAATAAAAATGGTGACATAGTCAAGTCAGTAGGGAAGGAGATTGAGGAGACAACAAACACAGTAGCTGAAGCGAAGGCCATGGTAGAAGCACTAAGGTTCTGCAGATTTCAACAATACTCTCATGTATGGCTTCAAACTGACTCAATGTTATTAAAAAAGATAATGGATGGGATctggaaaccaccatggatcataTCTGAGCAGGTAAAGGAAATGATGCAACTAATAAATGGGGGCAATTACACAGTTACTCATATTCATAGGGAGGGCAACAAgctggcagatcacttggctaatTATGATTTAGATTATGGAGAAATAGAATGCCAACAATTCTGGCATCTAGATGCACAGGGAAGGAGGTTAGTTAATGAAGATAGGCTGCAATGTCCAAGTCTAAGGGTGAAGGTGGACAAGAGATAA